A window of the Equus asinus isolate D_3611 breed Donkey chromosome 20, EquAss-T2T_v2, whole genome shotgun sequence genome harbors these coding sequences:
- the ST14 gene encoding suppressor of tumorigenicity 14 protein isoform X1 codes for MKSHRARKGGGAAEDFGAGLKYSSRSENMNGFEEGVEFLPVNNTRKVEKRGPRRWVVLVAVLGCFFLLSLITGFLVWHFQYRNVRVQKIFNGYLRISNENFLDAYENSNSTEFVNLANKVKEALKLLYSRVPALGPYHKESAVTAFSEGSVIAYYRSEFSIPTHLVEEAERAMAQERTVTLPPRARAMQSFVLTSVVAFPTDPRTAQTTQDNSCSFALHARGRELTRFTTPGFPDSPYPAHARCQWTLRGDADSVLSLTFRSFDVANCDDRGNDLVMVYDTLSPVEPRALVQLCGTYPPSYNLTFLSSQNVLLVTLITSTDRRHPGFEATFFQLPRMSSCGGSLREAQGIFSSPYYPGHYPPNISCTWDIQVPNNQNVKVLFKSFYLVEPNLPPGSCPKDYVEVNGERYCGERPQFVVSSKSSRITVRFHSDQSYTDTGFLAEYLSYDSSDPCPGKFMCNTGRCIRSELRCDGWADCTDYSDELGCKCDASHQFTCKNKFCKPLFWVCDSVNDCGDNSDELECSCPAQSFKCANGKCLPQSQKCDGKDDCGDRSDEATCDSVSTVTCTEHTYRCDNGLCLSKGNPKCDGKKDCSDGSDENNCDCGLRPFTRQSRVVGGTDADEGEWPWQVSLHALGQGHVCGASLISPSWMVSAAHCYVDDRGFRYSDHTMWTAYLGLHDQSKRSAPGVQERRIKRIISHPAFNDFTFDYDIALLELQQPAEYSGTVRPICLPSVSHAFPAGKAIWVTGWGHTQEGGTTALILQKGEIRVINQTTCEKLLPQQITPRMMCVGYLSGGVDACQGDSGGPLSSVEEDGRIFQAGVVSWGDGCAQRDKPGVYTRLPVFRDWIKEQTGV; via the exons AACATGAACGGCTTTGAGGAAGGCGTGGAGTTCTTGCCGGTCAACAACACCAGGAAGGTTGAGAAGCGGGGCCCGAGGCGCTGGGTGGTGCTGGTGGCCGTGCTGGGCTGCTTCTTCCTGCTTTCTCTCATCACTGGTTTCCTGGTGTGGCACTTCCAGT ACCGGAATGTGCGGGTCCAGAAGATCTTCAATGGATACCTGAGGATTAGCAATGAGAACTTTCTGGATGCCTATGAGAACTCGAACTCCACTGAGTTTGTAAACCTGGCCAATAAGGTGAAGGAAGCG ctGAAGCTGTTGTACAGTAGggtcccagccctgggcccctaCCACAAGGAGTCAGCCGTCACTGCCTTCAG CGAGGGCAGTGTCATTGCCTACTACCGGTCGGAGTTCAGCATCCCGACACACCTGGTGGAGGAGGCCGAGCGTGCCATGGCCCAGGAACGCACAGTCACTCTGCCGCCCCGTGCCCGTGCCATGCAGTCCTTCGTGCTGACCTCGGTGGTGGCTTTCC CCACTGACCCCAGAACAGCACAGACCACACAGGACA ACAGCTGCAGCTTTGCCCTGCACGCCCGAGGCAGGGAACTGACTCGCTTCACCACGCCTGGCTTCCCTGACAGCCCCTACCCTGCTCACGCCCGCTGCCAGTGGACCCTGCGAGGGGATGCCGACTCTGTGCTGAGCCTCACCTTCCGCAGTTTTGATGTTGCAAACTGTGATGACCGTGGCAATGacctggtcatggtgtatgataccCTGAGCCCTGTGGAACCCCGCGCTCTGGTGCA GCTGTGTGGCACCTACCCTCCCTCCTACAACCTgaccttcctctcctcccagaaCGTCCTGCTTGTCACACTGATAACCAGCACCGATCGGCGACATCCTGGCTTTGAGGCCACGTTCTTCCAGCTGCCTAGGATGAGCA GCTGTGGAGGCTCCTTACGGGAGGCCCAAGGCATATTTAGCAGCCCCTACTATCCTGGCCACTACCCACCCAACATCAGTTGCACCTGGGACATCCAG GTGCCCAACAACCAGAATGTGAAGGTGCTCTTCAAATCCTTCTACTTGGTGGAGCCCAACCTGCCCCCCGGCTCCTGCCCCAAGGACTATGTGGAGGTCAACGGGGAGAG GTACTGCGGAGAGAGGCCCCAGTTTGTCGTTTCCAGCAAGAGCAGCAGGATCACCGTTCGCTTCCATTCGGATCAGTCCTACACCGACACGGGCTTCTTGGCTGAGTACCTCTCCTATGACTCCAGTGACC CGTGCCCGGGGAAGTTCATGTGCAACACTGGGCGCTGCATCCGCAGCGAGCTGCGCTGCGACGGTTGGGCCGACTGCACCGACTACAGCGACGAGCTCGGCTGTA AGTGTGACGCCAGCCACCAGTTCACGTGCAAGAACAAGTTCTGCAAGCCCCTCTTCTGGGTCTGCGACAGCGTGAACGACTGCGGGGACAACAGTGACGAGCTGGAGTGCA GCTGTCCGGCTCAGAGCTTCAAGTGCGCCAACGGGAAGTGCCTCCCGCAGAGCCAGAAGTGTGACGGGAAGGACGACTGTGGGGACAGGTCCGACGAGGCCACGTGCGACAGCG TGAGCACCGTGACCTGCACCGAACACACCTACCGCTGTGACAATGGGCTCTGTTTGAGCAAGGGCAACCCCAAGTGTGACGGGAAGAAGGACTGCAGCGACGGCTCAGATGAGAACAACTGTG ACTGTGGGCTGCGGCCATTCACCAGGCAGTCTCGGGTCGTCGGGGGCACGGACGCGGACGAAGGCGAGTGGCCCTGGCAGGTGAGCCTCCATGCACTGGGCCAGGGCCACGTGTGCGGGGCTTCCCTCATCTCTCCCAGCTGGATGGTGTCCGCCGCCCACTGCTACGTCGACGACCGAGGATTCAG GTACTCTGACCACACCATGTGGACCGCTTACCTGGGCCTGCACGACCAGAGCAAGCGCAGCGCCCCCGGGGTGCAGGAGCGCCGGATCAAGCGCATCATCTCCCACCCTGCCTTCAACGACTTCACCTTCGACTATGACATCGCGctgctggagctgcagcagccggCCGAGTACAGCGGCACCGTGCGGCCCATCTGCCTGCCCAGCGTCTCGCATGCCTTCCCCGCCGGCAAGGCCATCTGGGTCACCGGCTGGGGCCACACCCAGGAGGGAG gcACCACCGCGCTGATCCTGCAGAAGGGCGAGATCCGCGTCATCAACCAGACGACCTGCGAGAAGCTGCTGCCGCAGCAGATCACGCCGCGCATGATGTGCGTGGGCTACCTCAGTGGGGGCGTGGACGCCTGCCAG GGCGATTCCGGGGGCCCGCTGTCCAGCGTGGAGGAGGACGGGCGGATCTTCCAAGCCGGCGTGGTGAGCTGGGGTGATGGCTGCGCGCAGAGGGACAAGCCAGGCGTGTACACGAGACTCCCTGTATTTCGGGACTGGATTAAAGAGCAGACTGGCGTGTAG
- the ST14 gene encoding suppressor of tumorigenicity 14 protein isoform X2: MNGFEEGVEFLPVNNTRKVEKRGPRRWVVLVAVLGCFFLLSLITGFLVWHFQYRNVRVQKIFNGYLRISNENFLDAYENSNSTEFVNLANKVKEALKLLYSRVPALGPYHKESAVTAFSEGSVIAYYRSEFSIPTHLVEEAERAMAQERTVTLPPRARAMQSFVLTSVVAFPTDPRTAQTTQDNSCSFALHARGRELTRFTTPGFPDSPYPAHARCQWTLRGDADSVLSLTFRSFDVANCDDRGNDLVMVYDTLSPVEPRALVQLCGTYPPSYNLTFLSSQNVLLVTLITSTDRRHPGFEATFFQLPRMSSCGGSLREAQGIFSSPYYPGHYPPNISCTWDIQVPNNQNVKVLFKSFYLVEPNLPPGSCPKDYVEVNGERYCGERPQFVVSSKSSRITVRFHSDQSYTDTGFLAEYLSYDSSDPCPGKFMCNTGRCIRSELRCDGWADCTDYSDELGCKCDASHQFTCKNKFCKPLFWVCDSVNDCGDNSDELECSCPAQSFKCANGKCLPQSQKCDGKDDCGDRSDEATCDSVSTVTCTEHTYRCDNGLCLSKGNPKCDGKKDCSDGSDENNCDCGLRPFTRQSRVVGGTDADEGEWPWQVSLHALGQGHVCGASLISPSWMVSAAHCYVDDRGFRYSDHTMWTAYLGLHDQSKRSAPGVQERRIKRIISHPAFNDFTFDYDIALLELQQPAEYSGTVRPICLPSVSHAFPAGKAIWVTGWGHTQEGGTTALILQKGEIRVINQTTCEKLLPQQITPRMMCVGYLSGGVDACQGDSGGPLSSVEEDGRIFQAGVVSWGDGCAQRDKPGVYTRLPVFRDWIKEQTGV; encoded by the exons ATGAACGGCTTTGAGGAAGGCGTGGAGTTCTTGCCGGTCAACAACACCAGGAAGGTTGAGAAGCGGGGCCCGAGGCGCTGGGTGGTGCTGGTGGCCGTGCTGGGCTGCTTCTTCCTGCTTTCTCTCATCACTGGTTTCCTGGTGTGGCACTTCCAGT ACCGGAATGTGCGGGTCCAGAAGATCTTCAATGGATACCTGAGGATTAGCAATGAGAACTTTCTGGATGCCTATGAGAACTCGAACTCCACTGAGTTTGTAAACCTGGCCAATAAGGTGAAGGAAGCG ctGAAGCTGTTGTACAGTAGggtcccagccctgggcccctaCCACAAGGAGTCAGCCGTCACTGCCTTCAG CGAGGGCAGTGTCATTGCCTACTACCGGTCGGAGTTCAGCATCCCGACACACCTGGTGGAGGAGGCCGAGCGTGCCATGGCCCAGGAACGCACAGTCACTCTGCCGCCCCGTGCCCGTGCCATGCAGTCCTTCGTGCTGACCTCGGTGGTGGCTTTCC CCACTGACCCCAGAACAGCACAGACCACACAGGACA ACAGCTGCAGCTTTGCCCTGCACGCCCGAGGCAGGGAACTGACTCGCTTCACCACGCCTGGCTTCCCTGACAGCCCCTACCCTGCTCACGCCCGCTGCCAGTGGACCCTGCGAGGGGATGCCGACTCTGTGCTGAGCCTCACCTTCCGCAGTTTTGATGTTGCAAACTGTGATGACCGTGGCAATGacctggtcatggtgtatgataccCTGAGCCCTGTGGAACCCCGCGCTCTGGTGCA GCTGTGTGGCACCTACCCTCCCTCCTACAACCTgaccttcctctcctcccagaaCGTCCTGCTTGTCACACTGATAACCAGCACCGATCGGCGACATCCTGGCTTTGAGGCCACGTTCTTCCAGCTGCCTAGGATGAGCA GCTGTGGAGGCTCCTTACGGGAGGCCCAAGGCATATTTAGCAGCCCCTACTATCCTGGCCACTACCCACCCAACATCAGTTGCACCTGGGACATCCAG GTGCCCAACAACCAGAATGTGAAGGTGCTCTTCAAATCCTTCTACTTGGTGGAGCCCAACCTGCCCCCCGGCTCCTGCCCCAAGGACTATGTGGAGGTCAACGGGGAGAG GTACTGCGGAGAGAGGCCCCAGTTTGTCGTTTCCAGCAAGAGCAGCAGGATCACCGTTCGCTTCCATTCGGATCAGTCCTACACCGACACGGGCTTCTTGGCTGAGTACCTCTCCTATGACTCCAGTGACC CGTGCCCGGGGAAGTTCATGTGCAACACTGGGCGCTGCATCCGCAGCGAGCTGCGCTGCGACGGTTGGGCCGACTGCACCGACTACAGCGACGAGCTCGGCTGTA AGTGTGACGCCAGCCACCAGTTCACGTGCAAGAACAAGTTCTGCAAGCCCCTCTTCTGGGTCTGCGACAGCGTGAACGACTGCGGGGACAACAGTGACGAGCTGGAGTGCA GCTGTCCGGCTCAGAGCTTCAAGTGCGCCAACGGGAAGTGCCTCCCGCAGAGCCAGAAGTGTGACGGGAAGGACGACTGTGGGGACAGGTCCGACGAGGCCACGTGCGACAGCG TGAGCACCGTGACCTGCACCGAACACACCTACCGCTGTGACAATGGGCTCTGTTTGAGCAAGGGCAACCCCAAGTGTGACGGGAAGAAGGACTGCAGCGACGGCTCAGATGAGAACAACTGTG ACTGTGGGCTGCGGCCATTCACCAGGCAGTCTCGGGTCGTCGGGGGCACGGACGCGGACGAAGGCGAGTGGCCCTGGCAGGTGAGCCTCCATGCACTGGGCCAGGGCCACGTGTGCGGGGCTTCCCTCATCTCTCCCAGCTGGATGGTGTCCGCCGCCCACTGCTACGTCGACGACCGAGGATTCAG GTACTCTGACCACACCATGTGGACCGCTTACCTGGGCCTGCACGACCAGAGCAAGCGCAGCGCCCCCGGGGTGCAGGAGCGCCGGATCAAGCGCATCATCTCCCACCCTGCCTTCAACGACTTCACCTTCGACTATGACATCGCGctgctggagctgcagcagccggCCGAGTACAGCGGCACCGTGCGGCCCATCTGCCTGCCCAGCGTCTCGCATGCCTTCCCCGCCGGCAAGGCCATCTGGGTCACCGGCTGGGGCCACACCCAGGAGGGAG gcACCACCGCGCTGATCCTGCAGAAGGGCGAGATCCGCGTCATCAACCAGACGACCTGCGAGAAGCTGCTGCCGCAGCAGATCACGCCGCGCATGATGTGCGTGGGCTACCTCAGTGGGGGCGTGGACGCCTGCCAG GGCGATTCCGGGGGCCCGCTGTCCAGCGTGGAGGAGGACGGGCGGATCTTCCAAGCCGGCGTGGTGAGCTGGGGTGATGGCTGCGCGCAGAGGGACAAGCCAGGCGTGTACACGAGACTCCCTGTATTTCGGGACTGGATTAAAGAGCAGACTGGCGTGTAG